One Aegilops tauschii subsp. strangulata cultivar AL8/78 chromosome 2, Aet v6.0, whole genome shotgun sequence genomic window, AGGTCATCTCCTTGCAGTGCGTCCGGTTCACGCCGAGCTCCGGGAAGCGGCGGCGCATCACCGGCAGGAGCGCGTCGCAGGTCCCTAGGTATAGGGCCTGGAATTTGGCCACCTGTCGTTGCACGAGCACCCTCACGAACAAGTCGTCGGGGAGAGCCGGCGCAACCTCCTGCCACTTGGTTAGGATGTCCACGGCACCCTGCTCGACGGACCTGGGGATCGTGAACGCGGTGACCGTTGGCGGCACGGCCACGAGCTTCACCCGCCACGACAGCACGATCCCGAagctcccgccgccgccaccgccgcggaTGGCCCAGAAGACGTCCTGGCCCATGGCGTCCCTGTCCAGGACCCTCCCCTCGGCGTCAACCATCGTGGCGTCCACGACGTGGTCGACTGCGAGCCCGTGCTTGCGCAGCAGCatgccgaagccgccgccgctgaGATGTCCGCCGACGCCGACGGTCGGGCACAAGCCCGCCGGGAACGCCAGCCGATCACTCGCCTTCCCGATAGCATGGTACAGCTCCCCGAGCGTCGCGCCGGAGTCCACCCACGCGGTGGCCGGCGCTCCCTCCCGCGGGATGCCAAGGCTGACACGCACGGAGCGGAGGCCGGCGAGGTCGACCACGAAGAACGTCTCGGGGCGCGCGGACCTGTACGAGAGGCCCTCGTAGTCGTGCCCGCCGCTGCGCACGCGGAGGCGGACGCCGTGCTGGCGGCCGCACACGACGGCGGCCTGGACGTGGGAAGCGTTCGTCGCCGTGACGACGCAGAGCGGCCGCACCGTGGCCTGCGTGAGGAACCTGCGGTTCCGAACGGAGGACGCCAAAACCGACGCGAACGACGGCGAGCTCCGGGTGAAGAGGAGCTGCTCGGGCACGGACGCCGTGAGGCACGCGAGGAAGCCATCGGTGGAAGCTTGGGAGCAGAAGAACAAGCGGGAGACCAAGAGCATTGCTAGCAGCGCCATGGTTCGGGACGGGGCCATCGAGCTCTGCATGCTTCGTCAACGAATGGCCAATGATCGGTAGCACTCACTGCTTGCGTGTATATAGCCTGCGCCGACGGCGAGTACTCTGTCTGAACTCGAAAATCCTGTTCAGTGCAAA contains:
- the LOC109773474 gene encoding berberine bridge enzyme-like Cyn d 4, encoding MQSSMAPSRTMALLAMLLVSRLFFCSQASTDGFLACLTASVPEQLLFTRSSPSFASVLASSVRNRRFLTQATVRPLCVVTATNASHVQAAVVCGRQHGVRLRVRSGGHDYEGLSYRSARPETFFVVDLAGLRSVRVSLGIPREGAPATAWVDSGATLGELYHAIGKASDRLAFPAGLCPTVGVGGHLSGGGFGMLLRKHGLAVDHVVDATMVDAEGRVLDRDAMGQDVFWAIRGGGGGGSFGIVLSWRVKLVAVPPTVTAFTIPRSVEQGAVDILTKWQEVAPALPDDLFVRVLVQRQVAKFQALYLGTCDALLPVMRRRFPELGVNRTHCKEMTWLQSVPYVYLGSGATVEDILNRTDPVDTTSSKATSDYVRHAIARDVWEEIFATWLARPDAGLMILDPYGGQMARVPEAATPFPHRAGVLYNVQYMNFWGGGGGDGAAQTAWVRDVYAFMEPHVSKNPREAYVNYRDLDLGENVVVGNVTSYEAGKVWGEKYYSKGNFRRLAMAKRQIDPDDYFRNEQSIPPLDADDEQLTMGHVAHIDYANPDSSNHFYIFGCVGIFLMYIRRRKYSLKS